TCCGGGTAGTAGGCGCCCAGGCAGCCGCGCGGAATATCATAGGCCACCAGCATGAAGCCGTCGGCGCGGCGCACCGTTTCACGCTCGACCCCGTCATCGCCTTCCACCCACACGCTGCGCACATCGACCCAGTCGCCCGCTTTCATGCCCAGCATGTCGAGATCGGCCTGGTTGATGAAGATCACGCGGCGCATGCCGAACACGCCGCGATAGCGGTCGTCCAGCGCATAGATGGTGGTGTTGTACTGGTCGTGGGAACGGGTGGTCATCATCACCATCAGCTGGTCGCCATGGCGTTGGCGCGCCCGTGCAATCGGCGTATCGACCGCCACCGCGTGGGGAATGAAAGTGGCCTTGCCGCTGGCGGTGCGCCATTTCAGCTGGCGCGGTCCCACCGGCAGGTGGAAGCCGCCCGGCGCCGCGATACGCTCGTTGTAGTCGTGGAAGTCGTCGAACACCAGCGCGATATCGTCGCGGATGCGAGCATAGTCGTCGCGGTACGTGGCCCAGGCCAGGCTGTCGCGGCCCACGCCAGGACCAGAGCCCAGCGTGGCCTCGGCCATGCGCGCCACGATCGCCACTTCCGACAGCAGGTCCGGCGACGCCGGCTGGTTGATGCCATACGAGACGTGGACCATGCTCATCGAATCTTCCACCGTCACGCCTTGCGGCACACCCTGGCGTTCATCGATTTCGGTGCGACCCAGCGTGGGCAGGATCAGCGCTGCGCGCCCGTGCACCAGGTGGCTGCGATTGAGCTTGGTGGTGATGTTCACCGTCAGAGCGCACGAGCGCAGCGCTGCGTACGTCACCTCGGTGTCGGGCGTGGCGACGGCGAAATTGCCGCCCAGGCCCACGAACACTTTCACTTTTTGTGCAACCATGGCGGCGATGGTGGCTACCACGTCCAGGCCGTGGTGGCGCGGCTGGGCGAAGCCGAACACCTGTTCCATGCGGTCGAGGAAGGCGTCTGTCGGCCGCTCCTCGATGCCAACCGTGCGGTTGCCCTGCACATTGGAGTGGCCGCGCACCGGGCACAGGCCCGCGCCCAGGCGGCCGATATTGCCGCGCATGAGCATCAGGTTGGCCAGCATCTGGATGGTTGCCACGGAGTTCTTGTGCTGGGTGATGCCCATGCCCCAGGTGGCGATCACGCGCTCGCCTTTGGCGTACACCTGCGCCAGCTGTTCGATGGCGGCGCGGGGCACGCCCGATTCGGCCAGCAGCACGTCCCAGCTTTCGGCGCGCAGGTCGGCGGTAAAGGCATCGAAGCCGGTCGTATGCTCGGCGATGAAGGCCACGTCCAGCACCCGCGCGGCATTTGTAGCGACTGCCGCATCGTCGAGTTCCAGCACGCGCTTGGCCAGCGCCTTGATCAGCGCGAAGTCGCCGCCCACACGCGGCTGCAGGAACAGCGAGGCGATCGGGGTGCTCGACAGGGTGATCATTTCGACCGGGTCCTGCGGACTGGCGAAGCGTTCCAGGCCACGCTCGCGCAGCGGGTTGATCGATACGATGGTGGCGCCGCGCCGGGCGCAGTCGCGCGGTTCGCCCAGCATGCGCGGATGGTTGGTGGCGGGATTCTGGCCGAAGATCATGATCACGTCGGCATGTTCGAAATCCTCAAGCACCACCGTGCCCTTGCCCACGCCCACGGAGGCCGGCAGGCCCCGGCTGGTCGCCTCGTGGCACATATTGGAGCAGTCGGGAAAGTTGTTGGTGCCGTAGGCGCGGGCGAACAGCTGGTAAAGGAAGGCCGCCTCGTTGCTGGCGCGGCCCGACGTGTAGAACGCCGCCTGGTCGGGGTGCTCTAGCGCCTTGAGTTCGCGCGCCACCAGGGTGAACGCGTCGTCCCACGACACCGGCACGTAATGATCGGTGGCGGCGTCGTAGCGCATCGGCGCGGTCAGGCGGCCATGCTGTTCGAGTTCGTAGTCCGACTGCGCCAGCAGCTCGGTCACGCTGTAACGGCTGAACAAGTCGTTGGTCACGCGCTTGCTGGTGGCTTCCGCCGCCACCGCCTTGACGCCGTTCTCGCAGAATTCGAAGGTGGAGCTGTGTTCGCGGTCGGGCCAGGCGCAGCCGGGGCAATCGAAGCCGTCGGGCTGGTTCTGCGCAAACAGGGTGCCGTACTTGCCGGCGGCGACGCGCTCGCGCCACAGGTTGAGGGCCACGTATTTGAGCGCCCCCCACCCCGCCGCCGGATGGGTATACGGCTCGATCCGGCCCGCAGCTTCAGTGTGTTTGGTACCCATGTCGTCGATGCTCCTGTAAAAATCGGTGGTTCCAGCTTACCTGCCCGGGCGCCGCCATGGCCGATACAGTTCGCCTGCGCGGCGACAGGCACAGTGCTATGCTACCAGCTTGGCCGGATCGACGAACGGCATCGCAGTGTCGAAAAAGCGGAACGTGGCGCGGCCGGCCGCCTTGGCTTCGTACATCGCCATGTCGGCCTGGCGCAGCAGGTCGTTGATGGTGTGGTGCTCCTGGCAGAACAGCACCACGCCGATGCTGGGAGTGCTGAGCAGCTCGTGGCCGTCCAGCAGGTAGCAGCGGCTGAGCGCCTCCAGCACCTTGCCGGCCACCGAGGCCGCGTTGTCGAGCGCAGCCTGCTGCTGGGTGCCCAGGTCTTCGAGCAGGAGCACGAATTCGTCGCCGCCCAGGCGCGCCACGGTGTCGGTCTCGCGCGTGACTTCCTGCAGGCGGAAGGCCACCATCTCCAGCAGGCGGTCGCCCATGTCGTGGCCCATGGTGTCGTTAAGCGACTTGAAGTTGTCGAGATCGACGAACAGCACGGCGCCGTGGCTGGCGCTGCGCCCGGCCTTGGCAATGGCGTGGTGCAGGCGGTCGAGCAGCAGGCGGCGGTTGGGCAGGTTGGTCAGGCCGTCATAGAACGCCAGGTGGGCGATTTCCGCTTCCGCCAGCTTGCGGGCGCTGATGTCCATGCGGGTGCCCAGCATGCGCAGTGGTGTGCTGTCCGGCGCGCGGTCCACCACCCTGCCCCGGCTTTGCAGCCACACCCAGTGGCCGGCGCGGTGGCGCATGCGGTATTCGGCCTCGTACGAGCGGCTGCTGTCGGCCAGGTGCGCGGCCAGCGCGGCGTCCAGGCCCGGCATATCGTCGGCATGCACCAGCGGGCGCCAGTCGAGCAGCACGCGGTTCTGTTCTTCCAGCGTGTAGCCCAGCATGGCCGCCGAGCGCGCATCGACGCTGCGCACGTCGGCCACCATGTCCCACTCCCACAGGCCCAGGTTGGCGCCGTTCAGGGCCAGCTCCACTTTTTCGGCAGCGGCGGCCTGCTCGTCGGCGCGCAACCGCGCCAGGTCGTCGAGCGCCTGGCGGCGGCGGTGCACCAGCGCCAGCGTGCCGGTGGCGCACAGCGCGAACAGCAGCCAGGCCAGCGCGCTGGTCCAGGCCATGCTGCGCCAGCCCTGGGCGATCATGGCGGGATCGCGCCCCAGGCTCACTACCAGCGTGTGGTCCAGCCCCAGCCCGCCCATGAACATGGTGCGTTGAACCATCAGGCGCGGTGCGCCATGGGCATCCAGGCCGTCGAAGGCGGTGTCGGCGCGGCCGCTGCGCTGGTGGCGGCTGAAGAACGGATCGGGCAAGGTGAGCGCGCGGCGCATCGCCGCCGGATCGGCCGGCACGTACAGGATGCGCCGGCCGCTGTCCTCGATGATGGCGCTGTTCATGTCCGGCGCATACAGGGCCGAGCGCATCACGGCGTCGAAATATTCGGGGTTGAGGATGGCGATCACGGCGCCGTTGTTGGTGCCGTCGGCGTGCATCAGCGCCATCGACAGCTTGATGTTGAAGACGCCGGGCGTATTTTCGTAGGGCTGCGACAGGTAGAGGGTGTCGGCGTCGCGCATGGCGGCGACCTTGCTGGTGTAGTTGCTGTCGTCGAGGCGCACGTCGCGCAGGTCGTCGTCGGAGCTGACGATGGCGCCATGGCGGTCCACCACCAGCAGCGCGCGCACGCCGGGCATGGCGCGCTTGAGCGACTGCAGCAGCAGGCGGCGGCAATCGGCGGTGCACATGCCGTTGGCGCGGAAGGCGTCGCGCGTGCTGTCGAGCGCACTGCGCACGCCCTCGAACTGGCGGCTGAGGTTTTCGTCGATGATCAGGGTTTGCAGCCGCATGCGTTCGATGTTGGAGGCGATCAGCAGCGCGCGTTCGTTCCAGATGAAATAACCCATCATCAGCGCGCTCACCAGCAGCACGG
This is a stretch of genomic DNA from Duganella zoogloeoides. It encodes these proteins:
- a CDS encoding FdhF/YdeP family oxidoreductase, producing the protein MGTKHTEAAGRIEPYTHPAAGWGALKYVALNLWRERVAAGKYGTLFAQNQPDGFDCPGCAWPDREHSSTFEFCENGVKAVAAEATSKRVTNDLFSRYSVTELLAQSDYELEQHGRLTAPMRYDAATDHYVPVSWDDAFTLVARELKALEHPDQAAFYTSGRASNEAAFLYQLFARAYGTNNFPDCSNMCHEATSRGLPASVGVGKGTVVLEDFEHADVIMIFGQNPATNHPRMLGEPRDCARRGATIVSINPLRERGLERFASPQDPVEMITLSSTPIASLFLQPRVGGDFALIKALAKRVLELDDAAVATNAARVLDVAFIAEHTTGFDAFTADLRAESWDVLLAESGVPRAAIEQLAQVYAKGERVIATWGMGITQHKNSVATIQMLANLMLMRGNIGRLGAGLCPVRGHSNVQGNRTVGIEERPTDAFLDRMEQVFGFAQPRHHGLDVVATIAAMVAQKVKVFVGLGGNFAVATPDTEVTYAALRSCALTVNITTKLNRSHLVHGRAALILPTLGRTEIDERQGVPQGVTVEDSMSMVHVSYGINQPASPDLLSEVAIVARMAEATLGSGPGVGRDSLAWATYRDDYARIRDDIALVFDDFHDYNERIAAPGGFHLPVGPRQLKWRTASGKATFIPHAVAVDTPIARARQRHGDQLMVMMTTRSHDQYNTTIYALDDRYRGVFGMRRVIFINQADLDMLGMKAGDWVDVRSVWVEGDDGVERETVRRADGFMLVAYDIPRGCLGAYYPETNGLVPLASVADGAGTPTSKSIPVLLSPGAMPAGGGR
- a CDS encoding sensor domain-containing diguanylate cyclase; protein product: MFVHNDKKLPVLRTVKAEWLVLCSVLLVSALMMGYFIWNERALLIASNIERMRLQTLIIDENLSRQFEGVRSALDSTRDAFRANGMCTADCRRLLLQSLKRAMPGVRALLVVDRHGAIVSSDDDLRDVRLDDSNYTSKVAAMRDADTLYLSQPYENTPGVFNIKLSMALMHADGTNNGAVIAILNPEYFDAVMRSALYAPDMNSAIIEDSGRRILYVPADPAAMRRALTLPDPFFSRHQRSGRADTAFDGLDAHGAPRLMVQRTMFMGGLGLDHTLVVSLGRDPAMIAQGWRSMAWTSALAWLLFALCATGTLALVHRRRQALDDLARLRADEQAAAAEKVELALNGANLGLWEWDMVADVRSVDARSAAMLGYTLEEQNRVLLDWRPLVHADDMPGLDAALAAHLADSSRSYEAEYRMRHRAGHWVWLQSRGRVVDRAPDSTPLRMLGTRMDISARKLAEAEIAHLAFYDGLTNLPNRRLLLDRLHHAIAKAGRSASHGAVLFVDLDNFKSLNDTMGHDMGDRLLEMVAFRLQEVTRETDTVARLGGDEFVLLLEDLGTQQQAALDNAASVAGKVLEALSRCYLLDGHELLSTPSIGVVLFCQEHHTINDLLRQADMAMYEAKAAGRATFRFFDTAMPFVDPAKLVA